Sequence from the Halorussus sp. MSC15.2 genome:
GCGAGACTGTTCAGTTGGCCGACCGCGCCGAGAACGACACCGAGGAGAGCGAACGCGAGGGGAACTGTTCGGTCCACGAGGTTACGGTACGGTCGTAGTGGTATAAATCTAAAGTATCGTTCGGAAGGGTACAACGAGGAGTCCGGGCGCGAAAGACTGCACGTCGGCGAGAGCGAATCGGAGAACTGAGCAGCGCGGAGGATTACGGGCCGACGTCGCCGACCGTAACTCGCCGACCGGTCTCGGCCGACTCGTAGATGGCCTCGACCGCCTCCATGTCGGCCACGCTGTCGCGGCCGTCGGGGTCCGGGGTCTCGTCCGTCAGTACGCAGTGGGCGAAGTAGTCGAACTCCTCGGCCACCTCGTTGACGAACGGGCCGGTGTACTCGACGCGCCGGTCGCCGCGTTCGACGGTCAGCGTCGGGGTAATCTCGGAGTTGAACGCGGGAGCGAGTTCGGCCTGCCCCTCGGTGCCGACGAGTCGGAGGCGGTCGTCGGCCTGCGCGTGGTAACTCGCCGAACAGGAGGCGCTCGCGCCCTCGGGCAACTCCAACTGGAAGGCGACGTGTTCGTCCACGCCCTCGAACTGGTCGTGTGGCGCGCTGGTCGTCGCCCGGACCGCGACCGGTTCGGCGTCGAGCAGGAACCGGACCGCGTTCAGGGGGTAGACGCCCACGTCCATCAGCGCGCCGCCCCCGGCCATCTCGGGGTCGAGTCGCCACTGGTCGGGACCGCCCGCGTCGAGGATGTGACCCGTGAACCAGCCGTGGAACGTCACCGGGTCGCCGAGGACGCCGTCTCGGACCATCTCGCGGAGGCGACGCGTCGCGGGTTCGACCTGCGGGCGGTAGCCGACCATCAGGGTCACGCCCGCGTCCTCGCAGACCCGGACCATCTCGCGGGCGCGGTCCGCGCTCGTCTCGATGGGTTTCTCGCAGAGGACGTGCTTGCCGTGGTCGGCCGCGGTCCGGGCGTAGTCGAGGTGGAGCGCGTTCGGTCCCGCGACGTAGACCGCGTCGAAGGTCTCGACACCCTCGCCCGCTTCGAACTCGTCGTAGGTGAGGACGGTGCCGACGCCGTATCGGTCGGCGACCGAGTCGGCCTTCTCGGGCGACCCGCTAATCAGCGCCGTGACCTCGCAGAACCGCGTGCGGTCGGTAGCGGCGTCGCTTTCGCCACCGGCGGCCGCGCGCCGCCCGTCAGTGCGGGCAGGACGTGCTCGCGGGCGAATCCCCCGAGTCCGAGCAGGGCGATTCGGACCGTCCCCTCCGCGGCGGTCTGCCAGTCGCGGGCCGCGAAGTCCCCGAAGTAGGCGTCGAGATTCATGTTTCGGGTCTCGTCGCGTGGTCCGAAAGGCTGTCGGCTGAGGCGTCGCGGAGACCGAACTCGCCGTCGGTCTCGTCGAGACGCAGCGTGTCCGCATCAGACGTACGCGGGAGTTGGTCGGGAGACGGTCGTGTCTGCGAGCCGACCGGGGGACGGGCGCGGAGAATGGAGCGCTCCGGTGGACTCGGAGCGTTACCTGAGCTTCCAGAACGTCTTGTCCCCGTCGGTCCAGAGCGAGTACTCGAACGTCCAGTAGAGCGGGCTGACGCCCTTCGGCACCTCGTAGGCCACCTTGCCGCGGCGCTTCTCGCCGTCGGCCAGCGCCGAGGCCTCGTCGTAGGGTCGGTCGAGCGCCGTCGCGGCGTCGATACTGAGCGAGTACGACCGCCCTTTCCCGTCCTTCGCGAGCATCTGGAGCGCCGTCGAGATGTGTTGGGCCTTCCCGGTCCCGTTCCTCGTCGTAATGTCCACGATAGCGTACTCGTTGCCCTCCCCGGCCTGCGCGAAGTCCCCGAGCGTGTCGGCGTACTCCACGCCGTTGACCGTGACGCCGACGCCGCCGTGACTGACCGACTTCCCGGTGTCGTGAACGTCCACGCCGAGGTCCTGTTTCAGGTCCGCCACGGAGTCGGCGGTCGATTCGAGGTCCACGGTCACGCGGTCCACGGTCAGGAACGACACCGCCCGAAAGTCGAACTGGAGGGTGAGACCCGAGGCGTCCTTCGGAACCTCGTACACGATATCGCCCCGCGACACCTCGCCGGGGACGAGTTGGCCGCCGGTGAACGTCTGGTCGGTCGCCGACAGCGACTGGTCGTAGGTGTAGCCCGAATCGTCCTTGGCGCGGGTCTGAAGGAAGCCGCTGAAACCGAGGTAGGTGTCTTTCGTGGTGTTCTTGACCGCGAGCCGGACCACGACGAACGTGTTCCCGCTACCGGCCGTGGTGAACTCTCCGAGCTTGTCGGTCTTCGACACGTCGCGGACGACCATGCTCAACTGCTGGTCGTCCACCCGTTCGCCGACTGCGAGCGCCCGTTCGCCCGACTCACTGTCGGCCGTCTCCGTGTCGTCGGCCTCGTGGGTCTTGTCACCTGTAGTGGTTTCACCGGCGGTCGTCGTCTCGTCCGTTGTCGTCGCATCGGTCGTCCGTGCGGTGGAGTCAGAGCCGGTACAGCCAGCGAACACGCCAGCGCCGAGTGTGGCGAGGAGAGTTCGGCGGTTCATATTCGATGATATATCTGAAAGCGGATAGTTACGAGCGACGTGAGCCGACGCAAGCGGCGTCTGTCCCGTCCGTAGGAGTCGGTTACGCGGTCACGGAAGCTGCAGAACGGCGTCGTTCGGCCAGTCGCCGTCGCGGGCGTCGCGCCCGGCCGACGGCAATATTCGCCAACCTAAAGGGAAAACTGTTTGAAATCGCTGGCCGGAGTCATCTACATGAAAGTCCGCGTCAGCGACGGTGCGACCGACGAAGAGGCCTCCGCCATCGCGGAGGCGCTGGCCCAACACGTCCGCGACGAAGTGGAAGTGTTCGTGGGTGACGCCGATTCGCCCGCGGTCGTCCGGCGAGCGCCCGTCGCCGCGAGCGCGTCAGACGGGTCGGCCGCGGAATCGACCGCCGGGGCCACCGACTCCGACGACCTCGGACCGACCGAGCGCGAGGAGGCGCTCTGGGCCGAAATCGAGGACATCGAGTTGGGCGGTCCCGAGAAGTACAAGCGGCGACTCGAAGAGCAGGGGAAACTGTTCGTCCGCGACCGCCTCGACCTCTGGTTCGGCGAGGACGGGATGCTGTTCGAGGACGGCAAGTTCGCCAACTTCGACGCGTGGCACGGAGACAGCCCCGAAGTGGACGCCGAGGACAACGACGACCGACTCCCCGGCGACGGCCTGCTCACGGGCGCGGCCGAGTTCGAGGGCCGCGAGGTCCACTTCATGGCGAACGACTTCACCGTCAAGGCCGGGAGCATGGCCGAGAAGGGCGTCGAGAAGTTCCTCCGGATGCAACAGCGCGCCCTGAAGTCCGGCAAGCCGGTCCTCTACCTGATGGACTCGTCGGGCGGGCGCATCGACCAGCAGACCGGGTTCTTCGCCAACCGGGAAGGCATCGGGAAGTACTACTACAACCACTCGATGCTCTCCGGGCGCGTCCCACAGATTTGCGTCCTCTACGGACCCTGCATCGCCGGAGCCGCTTACACGCCGGTGTTCGCCGACTTCACCGTCATGGTCCGGGACATGTCCGCGATGGCCATCGCCTCCCCGCGGATGGTCAAGATGGTCACGGGCGAGGACATCGAGATGGAGGAACTCGGCGGCCCGGACGTCCACGCCAAGCACTCGGGGAGCGCGGACCTCGTGGCCGACGACGAGGAGCACGCGTGCGAACTCGTCGCCGACCTCGTCTCCTACCTCCCGGACAGCGCCGACGAGAAGCCGCCGAAGACCGAGGGCAGGGAACCGCTGAAGTCGCCCGAGGGAATCGACTCCATCGTCCCGCAGGAACCGAACAAAGGGTACGACATGACCGACGTCATCGACCGCGTGGTGGACGAAGACTCCTACTTCGAACTCAAGTCGGAGTACGGCAAGGAGATAATCACCGCGTTCGCCCGCATCGACGGCCGTCCGGTCGGCATCGTCGCCAACCAACCCGCCCAGCGCGCGGGGGCCATCTTCCCCGACGCCGCCGAGAAGGCCGCGGAGTTCATCTGGACCTGCGACGCCTACGAGATTCCCCTGCTCTACCTGTGTGACACGCCGGGATTCATGGCCGGGTCGCAGGTCGAGAAGGACGCCATCCTCGAAAAGGGCAAGAAGTTCATCTACGCCACGTCGTCCGCGACCGTCCCCAAGCAGACCGTCGTCGTCCGGAAGGCCTACGGCGCGGGCATCTACGCGATGGGCGGCCCGGCCTACGACCCCGAGAGCATCATCGGACTCCCCTCCGGGGAAATCGCGATAATGGGACCGGAGGCCGCCATCAACGCGGTGTACGCCCGCAAACTCTCCGAAATCGACGACGAAGAAGAGCGCGCCCAGATGGAGCAGGAACTCCGCGAGGAGTACCGCGAGGACATCGACATCCACCGGATGGCGAGCGAAGTCGTCGTGGACGAAATCGTCCCGCCGAGCACGCTCCGGACCGAACTGGAGAACCGGTTCGCGTTCTACGAGGGCGTCGAGAAGGAACTGCCGGACAAGAAGCACGGCACGATTCTGTAACCCGGCAGTTCCACGGTCGTTCGGCCGACAGTCGTCGGGTCGCACACTTCCGACCCGTCGTCGCAGGTGTAACGCTCGCAGATGTAGCTACAGCAGTTGCTCGTACAGTTGGCCTCGTAGACCACAATTGTCGGACGTTATCGCCGCGATAACGGTGGAAGCGGTGTCCGACACGCTATTCGTCCGAATCCGAGTACCCGATTCGTAGCGAGAAGGCGAGCTATCGCTCGATTACCGCTCTCCGTCGAGAACGAAGGACCCGTATAACAATAGCCCGTCTCGTCGTCCGTTCGTCCGTGATTGGGCGCACCTCGCGCCGGTTCTCCCCATGAGTTCGGACGGACGCTACTGGCCGACGCTGACTCGCACGGGTCGACGACGAGTGACCGCCGCGGTGGCGGACGTTTCGAGGACGGAGCGACTGCTCTGGCTTCTCGTGGCGGTCGCGCTCGTGGGCGACCTGCTCACTACCTACTACGGTCTCCAGATGGGGCTGTCGGAGTCGAACCCGGTCGCTCGCACCGCCATCGAGACGTTCGGGTTCTCGGCGATGGTCGGTCTGAAACTGTTCGCGGTCGGCGTCGGACTGGGTTGTCGGCGACTCCTGCCCGACCGACACGGCCTGCTCGTGCCCGCCGGACTCGCGGTCCCGTGGACGGGAGCGGTCCTCGTCAACCTCGCGCTGTACGCGATGGTGGTTTGAGTCGGCGCGGACCGACCTCGCTCTCGTCTGCGCCGTCTCTGCGGTCCCTCCCACAACACGGTCTCTCGATTTCCCGGGGCCATCGTCCGCCACTCACCGTCGAGTCCTCGCCGACCGCGAATGGATTCGGTTCCGGTCGATAGCTTCGGGGCGACCGGTCGCGACCGGACCGGTCACCGCGCGCTATCTGGCGTCGGTTGGATTCAACAGTCGGGACAGCACGTCGTCTGCTCGGGGTTGTCCACCTGACTACAGCACGAACAGATGTTGCTGCTAGTATCACAACAGTAACACGCACACCCGCAACTACTGCAATCCGGCGGACAATCCTGACAGCACTTCGGGAAACAGGTGCCGTCGGGGGTCACCACCTGCTCGTCCCCGCTGATTTCGTCGTGGAGTCGGTCGAACTCCTCCATCGTCGGGTTCTCCACGGTCCGAA
This genomic interval carries:
- a CDS encoding DUF4352 domain-containing protein gives rise to the protein MNRRTLLATLGAGVFAGCTGSDSTARTTDATTTDETTTAGETTTGDKTHEADDTETADSESGERALAVGERVDDQQLSMVVRDVSKTDKLGEFTTAGSGNTFVVVRLAVKNTTKDTYLGFSGFLQTRAKDDSGYTYDQSLSATDQTFTGGQLVPGEVSRGDIVYEVPKDASGLTLQFDFRAVSFLTVDRVTVDLESTADSVADLKQDLGVDVHDTGKSVSHGGVGVTVNGVEYADTLGDFAQAGEGNEYAIVDITTRNGTGKAQHISTALQMLAKDGKGRSYSLSIDAATALDRPYDEASALADGEKRRGKVAYEVPKGVSPLYWTFEYSLWTDGDKTFWKLR
- the gfo6 gene encoding D-xylose 1-dehydrogenase Gfo6, yielding MRTRCVSTRPTASSVSATPQPTAFRTTRRDPKHESRRLLRGLRGPRLADRRGGDGPNRPARTRGIRPRARPARTDGRRAAAGGESDAATDRTRFCEVTALISGSPEKADSVADRYGVGTVLTYDEFEAGEGVETFDAVYVAGPNALHLDYARTAADHGKHVLCEKPIETSADRAREMVRVCEDAGVTLMVGYRPQVEPATRRLREMVRDGVLGDPVTFHGWFTGHILDAGGPDQWRLDPEMAGGGALMDVGVYPLNAVRFLLDAEPVAVRATTSAPHDQFEGVDEHVAFQLELPEGASASCSASYHAQADDRLRLVGTEGQAELAPAFNSEITPTLTVERGDRRVEYTGPFVNEVAEEFDYFAHCVLTDETPDPDGRDSVADMEAVEAIYESAETGRRVTVGDVGP
- a CDS encoding DUF5658 family protein, whose translation is MSSDGRYWPTLTRTGRRRVTAAVADVSRTERLLWLLVAVALVGDLLTTYYGLQMGLSESNPVARTAIETFGFSAMVGLKLFAVGVGLGCRRLLPDRHGLLVPAGLAVPWTGAVLVNLALYAMVV
- a CDS encoding acyl-CoA carboxylase subunit beta — protein: MKVRVSDGATDEEASAIAEALAQHVRDEVEVFVGDADSPAVVRRAPVAASASDGSAAESTAGATDSDDLGPTEREEALWAEIEDIELGGPEKYKRRLEEQGKLFVRDRLDLWFGEDGMLFEDGKFANFDAWHGDSPEVDAEDNDDRLPGDGLLTGAAEFEGREVHFMANDFTVKAGSMAEKGVEKFLRMQQRALKSGKPVLYLMDSSGGRIDQQTGFFANREGIGKYYYNHSMLSGRVPQICVLYGPCIAGAAYTPVFADFTVMVRDMSAMAIASPRMVKMVTGEDIEMEELGGPDVHAKHSGSADLVADDEEHACELVADLVSYLPDSADEKPPKTEGREPLKSPEGIDSIVPQEPNKGYDMTDVIDRVVDEDSYFELKSEYGKEIITAFARIDGRPVGIVANQPAQRAGAIFPDAAEKAAEFIWTCDAYEIPLLYLCDTPGFMAGSQVEKDAILEKGKKFIYATSSATVPKQTVVVRKAYGAGIYAMGGPAYDPESIIGLPSGEIAIMGPEAAINAVYARKLSEIDDEEERAQMEQELREEYREDIDIHRMASEVVVDEIVPPSTLRTELENRFAFYEGVEKELPDKKHGTIL